Proteins encoded by one window of candidate division KSB1 bacterium:
- a CDS encoding FAD:protein FMN transferase, whose amino-acid sequence MKIGVGRNNTRIILALTSLLWVIVGCGHRSKPLELYGLRGHTMGTTYSIKIVQERGRAVDVNALKAEIDELFKQVNLKMSTYLQESELSRLNRAPAGEWFPVSTEMMTVLIEARRVSEKSNGAFDITVGPLVNLWGFGPEMRPTVVPTDSEIAARRALVGYQKLELQESPPAVRKAAAGMYCDLSAIAKGWGVDQAAERLEAKGFRNYMVEIGGEVRAKGVNAKGEAWRIGISSPDPQIAVQRVIRISGQSVATSGDYHNYFEQNGVRYSHTIDPSTARPITHKLASVTVIHPSCMTADAFATAIDVLGPDDGMRLAEKENLAVFMIVKTEQGFVEQMNRAFEAFLQK is encoded by the coding sequence ATGAAAATTGGCGTTGGAAGAAATAACACCCGTATAATTTTAGCGCTCACCTCTTTGCTTTGGGTTATAGTCGGCTGCGGGCACCGGTCAAAACCGTTGGAGTTGTACGGCCTACGCGGCCATACCATGGGCACGACTTACAGCATCAAAATCGTGCAAGAACGCGGCAGAGCGGTCGACGTGAATGCTTTGAAAGCAGAGATCGACGAGCTTTTCAAGCAGGTCAATCTGAAAATGTCTACTTATCTTCAGGAGTCCGAGCTTTCGCGGTTGAATCGTGCACCTGCGGGAGAATGGTTTCCGGTTTCAACGGAAATGATGACCGTGCTGATCGAAGCTCGCCGCGTCAGTGAAAAAAGCAACGGCGCTTTTGACATTACCGTCGGGCCGTTGGTGAATCTATGGGGTTTTGGTCCGGAAATGAGGCCGACGGTGGTTCCCACAGACAGCGAGATTGCTGCGCGCCGAGCATTGGTCGGCTATCAAAAATTGGAGCTGCAGGAGTCGCCGCCTGCCGTGAGAAAGGCGGCGGCAGGGATGTACTGCGATTTGTCGGCCATTGCAAAGGGCTGGGGCGTCGATCAGGCGGCTGAGCGACTCGAGGCCAAGGGCTTTCGCAACTATATGGTGGAAATCGGCGGCGAAGTGCGGGCAAAGGGAGTTAACGCCAAGGGTGAGGCTTGGCGCATCGGCATTTCTTCGCCCGATCCTCAGATCGCGGTGCAGCGGGTGATCCGCATCAGCGGCCAAAGTGTCGCCACCTCGGGTGATTATCACAATTATTTTGAGCAGAATGGAGTCCGCTACTCGCATACCATCGATCCGTCTACCGCTCGGCCGATCACACACAAGCTGGCGTCGGTAACTGTCATTCATCCCTCGTGCATGACCGCCGATGCCTTTGCCACGGCCATCGATGTGCTCGGTCCCGATGACGGCATGAGACTGGCTGAAAAAGAGAATCTGGCAGTGTTTATGATTGTTAAAACCGAGCAGGGTTTTGTTGAACAAATGAACCGCGCCTTTGAGGCATTTTTACAAAAGTGA
- the fni gene encoding type 2 isopentenyl-diphosphate Delta-isomerase → MTDHLTNDRKLEHISVILNDEQTDRAKHYFDRIHLVHRALPEVNLDEIDPSIEFMGKKLSFPLLISSMTGGSQEKVMVINRNLATAAQTCGVAMGVGSQRVMFTHPEARPSFELRPFAPNALLFANLGAVQLNYGFTIDHCRRAVEAVAADALYLHLNPLQEAVQPEGNVDFSGLAAKIGAVARDLEVPVIVKEVGAGISPADANLLAAQGIRYIDVSGSGGTSWSRIEHFRRQEEADDLGLLFQDWGNPTPLALYALRPLTDRVTLVASGGIRSGIDMVKAVILGASLCGLAKPFLKPAMESAEAVIRVIERLKKEFVVAMFLLGVSNTDQLKKNDSLLWNPDFARL, encoded by the coding sequence ATGACGGATCATCTGACCAACGACCGCAAACTGGAACACATTTCGGTCATCCTTAACGACGAGCAAACCGACCGCGCCAAACATTATTTCGACCGCATTCATCTCGTGCATAGGGCTCTGCCGGAAGTCAATCTCGATGAGATCGATCCTTCGATCGAATTCATGGGCAAAAAGCTTTCCTTTCCCCTGCTCATTTCTTCGATGACCGGCGGTTCGCAGGAAAAGGTGATGGTCATCAACCGGAATTTAGCGACGGCAGCACAAACCTGCGGGGTGGCGATGGGCGTGGGATCGCAGCGGGTCATGTTTACACATCCCGAAGCGCGGCCCAGTTTCGAGTTGCGGCCATTTGCCCCCAATGCATTGCTCTTTGCCAACCTGGGGGCGGTGCAGCTCAATTACGGCTTTACGATCGATCATTGCCGCCGCGCCGTCGAGGCCGTCGCAGCTGATGCGCTTTACCTTCACCTCAATCCCCTGCAGGAGGCTGTGCAGCCGGAAGGGAACGTCGATTTCAGCGGACTTGCGGCCAAGATTGGTGCCGTTGCCCGAGATCTTGAGGTGCCGGTGATCGTCAAGGAGGTGGGAGCCGGGATTTCGCCCGCCGATGCGAATCTTTTAGCGGCCCAAGGCATCCGTTATATCGACGTGTCCGGTAGCGGCGGCACAAGCTGGAGCCGCATCGAGCATTTTCGGCGGCAGGAGGAGGCGGACGATCTTGGCCTGCTGTTCCAGGATTGGGGCAATCCCACGCCTTTGGCACTTTACGCGTTAAGGCCGCTGACCGATCGGGTGACGCTCGTCGCCTCCGGCGGCATCCGCTCGGGTATCGATATGGTCAAGGCGGTCATTTTAGGAGCGTCGCTTTGCGGTCTGGCCAAACCCTTTCTCAAACCGGCCATGGAATCAGCAGAAGCGGTGATTCGCGTCATCGAACGGCTCAAAAAAGAATTTGTCGTTGCCATGTTTCTTTTGGGTGTCTCGAATACAGACCAACTGAAGAAAAACGATTCGTTATTATGGAATCCTGATTTTGCGCGACTGTGA
- a CDS encoding MBL fold metallo-hydrolase, protein MAKLTFLGAAGTVTGSRHLLTVDGKNYLIDCGMFQGRKEDRLRNWEPFEIPPERIESVFLTHAHIDHSGWLPRLVREGFRGSVYCTYATHDLCKIMLKDSAHLQEEDAKWANKKGFTKHKPALPLYTVDDAEEALKYFQPLYYGQEYYRAIPNRRVKFKDAGHILGSSFIEIKREDGEKTRKLVFGGDFGRAEQPLLKAPTQIFNVDYLILESTYGDRLHGPQDPAAELVRVVNESIDRGGVLVIPAFAVGRTQMLLYLLREFQEKQLIPPIPIFIDSPMAIESVDVYAKHPADLDLQSRMQVYRGKNLFKPKNLHICRTQEQSQAINSVEREAIIISSSGMATGGRILHHLAARLPDERNTILFIGYQAEGTRGRTILEGSPIVRIHGEDVPIRAKVEHIDGASAHGDYEEIMAWLMGFNRPPECVFIVHGEPQASASLADKIRNYFGWKVVIPKRNDEFEIDI, encoded by the coding sequence ATGGCCAAATTGACATTTCTCGGTGCAGCAGGGACGGTAACCGGTTCGCGGCATTTGTTGACTGTAGACGGAAAAAACTATTTAATCGACTGCGGCATGTTCCAGGGGCGAAAGGAGGATCGCCTGCGCAATTGGGAGCCTTTCGAAATACCGCCCGAACGCATCGAGAGCGTCTTTCTGACGCATGCGCATATCGATCACAGCGGTTGGCTGCCGCGACTGGTCCGTGAAGGGTTTCGCGGCTCGGTTTACTGCACCTATGCCACCCATGATCTGTGTAAGATTATGCTTAAGGACAGCGCGCATCTGCAGGAAGAGGATGCCAAGTGGGCAAACAAGAAAGGGTTTACCAAACACAAACCGGCCCTGCCCCTCTATACCGTTGACGATGCCGAGGAGGCGCTTAAATATTTTCAGCCGCTTTATTACGGCCAGGAATACTATCGCGCCATACCAAACCGTCGCGTCAAATTCAAGGATGCCGGCCACATTCTCGGTTCGTCTTTTATTGAAATCAAGCGGGAGGACGGGGAAAAAACGCGTAAATTGGTTTTCGGAGGCGATTTTGGTCGAGCCGAACAGCCTCTGCTCAAGGCGCCCACGCAAATCTTTAACGTAGATTATCTGATTTTAGAGTCCACTTACGGTGATCGGCTGCACGGTCCGCAAGATCCGGCAGCAGAACTCGTCCGTGTCGTCAATGAGAGCATCGATCGCGGCGGTGTTCTTGTCATTCCCGCCTTTGCCGTGGGCAGAACGCAAATGCTTCTTTATCTGCTGCGTGAATTTCAGGAAAAGCAGCTTATTCCGCCGATTCCGATCTTTATCGACTCTCCAATGGCCATTGAATCCGTTGATGTATATGCCAAACATCCTGCAGATCTCGACCTGCAGAGCCGGATGCAGGTGTATCGGGGGAAAAATTTGTTCAAACCGAAAAATCTGCATATTTGCCGCACTCAGGAACAGTCTCAAGCCATTAACAGCGTTGAAAGAGAGGCGATTATTATTTCTTCCAGCGGCATGGCGACAGGCGGTCGTATTCTCCACCATTTAGCGGCACGACTGCCGGACGAAAGGAATACGATCCTGTTCATAGGTTACCAGGCGGAGGGGACACGCGGCCGCACAATTCTTGAAGGATCGCCAATCGTGCGGATTCACGGTGAGGATGTTCCGATTCGAGCCAAGGTCGAGCATATCGACGGCGCTTCCGCACATGGTGACTATGAGGAGATTATGGCTTGGCTGATGGGATTCAATCGACCGCCGGAGTGCGTTTTTATCGTCCATGGAGAGCCGCAAGCCTCCGCCTCTTTGGCCGACAAGATCCGTAACTATTTCGGCTGGAAAGTCGTTATTCCTAAACGGAACGATGAGTTCGAGATAGACATCTAA
- a CDS encoding hydroxymethylglutaryl-CoA reductase has product MNRAEQTEEHAEIPMRRVGPLKIVGPVMDGEVMVPLATFETPLWPSVERGARVTAEAGGVRAVVVDERMARSILVQATDAETALQVRRQLEARKAEWAQVAESTSRFARFVDLHFQNLADLLYIRLDMSTGDAAGHNMVTKAADALMSRLLEEFPQVRYVSVSGNYCTDKKVSAVNGILGRGRYVIAETTISAKLCRRFLKTTPEKLVDLNIKKNLYGTMLAGGVRAANAHFANMLLAFYLATGQDAANIVEGSQGFVNAEVREENLYFAVTLPHLIVGTVGAGKGLPFVVENLQRLGCLEQRMPGENGRRLAVIAAATVLAGELSLLAALTQPHELMRAHEALERK; this is encoded by the coding sequence ATGAATCGAGCGGAGCAAACGGAGGAGCACGCCGAAATCCCGATGCGGCGCGTGGGGCCGCTCAAGATCGTCGGGCCGGTGATGGACGGAGAGGTGATGGTGCCGTTGGCGACTTTCGAGACGCCGCTCTGGCCCTCAGTCGAGCGCGGTGCGAGGGTTACGGCCGAGGCGGGAGGTGTTCGCGCCGTGGTTGTCGACGAACGGATGGCGCGCTCGATTCTCGTCCAGGCAACGGACGCGGAAACCGCTCTGCAAGTGCGTCGGCAGCTGGAAGCCCGCAAGGCGGAATGGGCGCAGGTCGCGGAGAGCACCAGCCGATTCGCCCGTTTTGTCGATCTTCATTTCCAAAATCTTGCCGATCTGCTTTATATTCGCTTGGACATGAGCACCGGCGATGCTGCCGGCCACAATATGGTCACCAAAGCGGCCGACGCTCTCATGAGCCGACTGCTGGAAGAGTTTCCGCAGGTTCGTTACGTCAGCGTTTCGGGAAATTACTGTACCGATAAAAAAGTGTCGGCGGTCAACGGCATTTTGGGCCGCGGCCGGTATGTCATCGCCGAAACAACGATCAGCGCCAAACTTTGCCGACGGTTTCTCAAAACCACGCCGGAAAAGCTGGTCGATTTGAACATCAAAAAGAATCTTTATGGAACCATGCTCGCAGGCGGTGTACGGGCGGCGAATGCTCACTTTGCCAACATGCTGCTGGCTTTTTATTTGGCGACGGGTCAGGACGCCGCGAACATTGTCGAAGGTTCGCAAGGATTCGTCAACGCCGAAGTAAGGGAAGAGAATCTCTATTTTGCCGTTACGCTGCCGCATTTGATTGTCGGCACCGTGGGCGCAGGAAAAGGGCTGCCTTTTGTCGTCGAAAATTTGCAACGGCTTGGCTGCCTGGAACAGAGGATGCCGGGAGAAAACGGCCGTCGACTGGCAGTGATTGCCGCGGCGACGGTGCTTGCCGGTGAACTTTCTTTGCTGGCCGCTTTGACCCAGCCGCACGAGCTGATGAGGGCTCACGAAGCTTTGGAACGCAAATGA
- a CDS encoding capsule assembly Wzi family protein, with protein sequence MRPLLILLMTSLSACGETTANLPLNHWAYPFFERLEALGVINAMELRVRPVSRQIAAEWVRQSLQAAEKSPHLFSTGDRKLLEQLRGDFRDELGESAADATPERHFYTLREQETILHIDILAAEQIDSRRSSGPSDQLLSHTTFGGNLRGQLGNSLAFFAHARNTLTRGEKRDPNDENFNPAKGEPVVTSGANVYRDQTTAYFVWQKSAFRLQAGKDEFDWGPFIGKGFALSSNAPPADMLRLGFRLKKFSFNSMHAWLRSPLGQKYLAAHRLDLQLLRGLSLGFAETVVYGGRGVEPSYLNPLTFYHFAEHHLGDRDNNNIVADVVVTAFPRLTLAGEWYIDDMTSTKSWRNYFGNKFAWAVGGLWADAFNLRGLDLRFRYGQISPYVYSHWDSLNIYTHYDQIIGNRLGPNSDEFSFTLGKQFGRDFRLELNGRLSRKGTGEADTRTRPHVGDRKEFLKGVVERRSGAGFRIVDQLIRDLFVSISYDYEDVRNADLVAGRSRFHHWVRFRIDCDY encoded by the coding sequence TTGAGACCGCTGCTGATTCTGTTAATGACCTCTCTTTCCGCTTGCGGGGAAACGACGGCAAACCTGCCTCTCAATCATTGGGCCTATCCGTTTTTTGAACGCTTGGAAGCTTTGGGCGTCATTAACGCAATGGAGCTGCGTGTGCGGCCGGTTTCGCGGCAAATTGCGGCGGAGTGGGTTCGGCAGTCTCTTCAAGCGGCGGAAAAATCGCCGCATCTGTTTTCGACCGGCGATCGAAAGCTTTTGGAGCAATTACGCGGCGATTTTCGCGATGAATTGGGAGAATCGGCTGCAGATGCGACGCCTGAGCGCCATTTTTACACTTTGCGCGAGCAGGAAACAATTTTGCACATCGATATTCTAGCCGCAGAGCAGATCGATTCCCGTCGCAGCTCTGGCCCATCGGATCAATTGCTTTCGCATACAACCTTCGGCGGCAATTTGCGCGGCCAATTGGGCAACAGCTTGGCCTTCTTTGCTCACGCCCGCAATACGCTGACGCGGGGCGAGAAACGAGACCCGAACGACGAAAATTTCAATCCGGCTAAAGGGGAGCCGGTCGTAACCTCAGGCGCCAACGTCTATCGCGATCAAACAACGGCTTACTTTGTTTGGCAAAAATCGGCATTTCGGCTGCAGGCCGGAAAGGATGAATTCGACTGGGGACCGTTCATCGGAAAAGGGTTTGCTCTTTCTTCGAATGCGCCGCCTGCCGATATGCTGCGACTCGGCTTTCGACTCAAAAAGTTTTCTTTTAACTCGATGCATGCCTGGCTGCGCAGCCCATTGGGGCAAAAGTACCTTGCCGCCCATCGACTCGATTTACAATTGTTACGGGGTTTGTCTTTGGGATTCGCCGAAACGGTCGTTTACGGCGGCCGAGGAGTCGAGCCGTCCTATCTCAATCCGCTGACCTTTTATCATTTTGCAGAGCACCACTTGGGGGACCGCGACAACAATAACATCGTTGCCGACGTGGTGGTAACCGCCTTTCCTCGCCTTACACTTGCGGGCGAATGGTATATCGATGACATGACCTCGACCAAAAGCTGGAGGAACTATTTCGGCAACAAATTCGCTTGGGCCGTGGGCGGTTTGTGGGCGGATGCCTTTAACCTGCGCGGCCTCGACCTTCGATTTCGCTACGGCCAAATTTCTCCTTACGTCTATAGCCATTGGGATTCGCTAAATATTTACACTCATTACGATCAGATCATCGGCAATCGATTGGGGCCGAACAGTGACGAGTTTTCGTTTACTCTCGGAAAACAGTTCGGTCGCGATTTCCGCCTCGAGCTGAACGGTAGATTAAGCCGGAAAGGTACGGGTGAGGCCGACACGCGCACGCGTCCGCATGTGGGTGATCGCAAAGAGTTTCTCAAGGGAGTCGTTGAAAGGCGGTCGGGCGCCGGATTTCGCATCGTCGATCAATTGATCCGTGATCTGTTTGTTTCCATTTCTTACGATTATGAGGATGTCCGTAATGCCGACCTTGTGGCAGGTCGATCTCGATTCCATCATTGGGTGCGTTTCCGCATCGATTGCGATTACTGA
- a CDS encoding phosphatase PAP2 family protein, with protein MPFITNQRNWTPIFVIIILGLLWKGGRKGRWALLLLAAALTLSDQLSSSVIKPLVKRERPCVTYGELGMVHLPTGITRSPSFPSSHAANSASAATVLAFLYPQWRTVCILAAVLVAFSRVYVGVHYPLDVLAGALLGFISGALVVFIFRTFEKRHLQKTSMKTEQQNELTIRSE; from the coding sequence ATGCCGTTCATCACCAACCAGCGTAACTGGACGCCCATTTTTGTGATCATCATCCTGGGCCTTTTGTGGAAAGGCGGCCGCAAAGGCCGATGGGCTCTTTTATTGTTGGCGGCGGCATTGACGTTGAGCGACCAACTTTCATCATCGGTCATTAAACCGTTGGTCAAGCGGGAGAGACCGTGCGTAACCTACGGCGAACTCGGCATGGTACACTTGCCGACCGGCATCACGCGTTCGCCCTCTTTTCCCTCTTCACACGCGGCCAACTCGGCCTCCGCCGCTACGGTTCTGGCGTTTTTGTATCCGCAGTGGCGAACTGTATGCATCCTGGCCGCGGTCTTGGTGGCTTTTTCGCGTGTGTATGTGGGCGTGCATTATCCCTTGGATGTTCTGGCCGGTGCACTCCTTGGATTTATCAGCGGAGCGCTGGTTGTTTTCATATTCAGGACATTTGAAAAACGGCATTTGCAGAAAACATCAATGAAAACAGAGCAGCAAAATGAGCTCACTATTAGGAGCGAGTAA
- a CDS encoding CBS domain-containing protein, whose translation MKTAEDIIRQKGDEIYSVPADAMLHDAVALMVEKQIGAVLVREGERMIGIWTERDLLRSSLQEGFDLRREPIRKHMSKPLVTVPHTETIYRLMDKILGLRLRHLPVEKDGKIIGVLSSGDVIRAALIEKTREYEELNKMLGWEYYENWRWKK comes from the coding sequence ATGAAGACTGCCGAGGATATTATTCGTCAAAAGGGAGACGAAATCTACTCCGTACCCGCCGATGCGATGCTCCATGATGCCGTTGCCTTAATGGTGGAAAAGCAAATCGGCGCCGTGCTGGTGCGTGAAGGCGAAAGGATGATCGGCATATGGACCGAGCGCGATCTCCTGCGCAGCAGCCTACAGGAAGGATTCGATCTCCGTCGCGAGCCGATCAGAAAACACATGTCCAAACCCTTGGTCACGGTTCCTCATACCGAGACGATCTACCGTTTAATGGACAAAATTCTCGGTCTGAGGTTGCGCCATTTGCCGGTCGAGAAGGACGGCAAGATCATCGGCGTGCTTTCCAGCGGCGACGTGATTCGTGCCGCCTTGATCGAGAAAACGCGGGAATATGAAGAGCTGAACAAAATGCTCGGTTGGGAATACTATGAAAATTGGCGTTGGAAGAAATAA
- a CDS encoding glycosyltransferase: MQVAELILVGLSLFYGAAVLWIRAGLRRIPSERTLEQPMVSVIVAARNEEKHLPALLDALAAQDYPRSCTEFIIVDDESEDATAALVEAYPDERFILLHSRNRNASASPKKQALDLGIKTARGEILLLTDADCLPPPNWLSDMVGYFTPDTGMVIGFSPAELPLKKGFFPCLMQLDSLSLAAIAAGSSGWNAAATCNGRNLAYRKSVYQQVGGFTRIQRHRSGDDDLLLGLVQTTEWKIRYAFDARVVVPTYRPQNFRHFVRQRLRHASKGFYYSPVKVAALIAAYGYHFILFTAPFLCGWMPFFFAMIFKLVVDFYLLHRFAVPMRRTECLRILPLAELLHVPYVVLFGAAGPFLSSKWK, encoded by the coding sequence ATGCAGGTCGCCGAGTTGATTCTCGTCGGACTTTCGCTTTTCTACGGAGCCGCCGTGTTGTGGATTCGCGCCGGATTACGGCGTATCCCGTCGGAACGCACCCTCGAACAGCCGATGGTATCGGTTATCGTTGCGGCGCGCAATGAAGAAAAGCATCTGCCGGCGCTTCTCGACGCATTGGCGGCTCAGGACTATCCGCGCTCATGCACGGAATTCATTATTGTAGACGACGAATCCGAGGATGCCACAGCGGCGCTCGTCGAAGCGTACCCCGATGAGAGGTTTATTCTACTGCATAGTCGAAATCGAAATGCGAGCGCTTCGCCTAAAAAACAGGCGCTCGATTTGGGCATAAAAACAGCAAGAGGCGAAATTCTTCTCCTTACCGACGCCGACTGCCTGCCGCCGCCGAATTGGCTGAGCGATATGGTAGGCTATTTTACACCGGATACCGGTATGGTCATCGGTTTTTCGCCCGCAGAATTGCCGCTGAAAAAGGGATTTTTTCCGTGCCTCATGCAGCTCGACTCGCTGTCCCTGGCGGCGATAGCGGCGGGCAGCAGCGGCTGGAACGCCGCAGCTACCTGCAACGGTCGAAATTTGGCTTACCGCAAATCCGTCTATCAACAGGTTGGCGGATTCACACGAATTCAGCGTCACCGTTCCGGCGACGACGACCTGTTGTTGGGGCTGGTGCAAACAACCGAGTGGAAAATCCGCTACGCTTTTGACGCACGTGTGGTTGTCCCCACCTATCGTCCCCAAAATTTCCGCCATTTTGTCCGCCAGCGGCTCCGACACGCTTCAAAGGGTTTTTATTACTCGCCCGTCAAAGTTGCTGCCTTGATTGCCGCTTACGGCTATCACTTTATACTTTTTACGGCGCCGTTTCTATGCGGATGGATGCCGTTTTTTTTCGCCATGATTTTCAAGCTTGTCGTTGATTTTTATCTGTTGCATCGTTTTGCCGTTCCTATGCGGCGGACCGAGTGCCTCAGGATTCTGCCGCTTGCCGAGCTGTTGCATGTGCCTTATGTAGTGCTGTTCGGGGCGGCCGGCCCGTTTCTATCAAGCAAATGGAAATAG
- a CDS encoding hydroxymethylglutaryl-CoA synthase: protein MQVGIEAIGMYTSNYYIDLKTLAVHRNEDPNKYYVGIGQEKMAAPPPDEDIVTLAANAAREALTDVDSYAIDTLLFATESGIDQSKAAGTWLHRLLDLPKNMRVIELKQACYSGAGGLMLTLPYLMQHPERKILLVAADVARYGLDSAGEPTQGAGAVALVLSAQPRLLAFDSTSGLYTEDVFDFWRPNYRDEAFVDGKYSVKIYLRALASAWNQYCHLTGRSYHDFDRFVYHLPFSKMGEKAHAFLVKHAGFGDLPEEEWKDKIQDAAVYQRIIGNTYAASVFMALVSLLECSTVDLTGRRVGLFSYGSGCVGEFFSGVVLPGYQQYLKVEAHRRLIEERQELDYAAYSDFYTYKSNLPTDGTPVVTPKYRTGGFRFAGIKEHKRLYEVVD, encoded by the coding sequence ATGCAGGTCGGCATCGAAGCAATCGGCATGTATACGTCCAACTATTATATCGACTTGAAAACTCTGGCAGTGCACCGAAATGAGGACCCGAACAAATATTATGTTGGCATCGGGCAGGAAAAAATGGCGGCGCCGCCTCCGGATGAAGACATTGTGACGTTGGCGGCTAATGCTGCCCGCGAAGCCCTGACGGATGTGGACTCTTATGCAATTGATACGCTGCTGTTCGCAACCGAGTCCGGCATCGATCAGTCCAAAGCCGCCGGCACTTGGCTGCATCGACTGCTGGATTTGCCGAAAAACATGCGCGTCATTGAACTCAAACAGGCCTGCTACAGCGGGGCCGGCGGATTGATGTTGACGCTTCCCTATCTCATGCAGCACCCGGAGCGCAAGATTCTTCTGGTTGCCGCAGACGTCGCTCGGTACGGTCTCGATTCAGCCGGCGAGCCGACGCAGGGCGCAGGCGCGGTCGCGTTGGTTCTCTCGGCGCAGCCGCGTCTGTTGGCTTTCGATTCCACGAGCGGCCTTTATACCGAAGATGTATTCGATTTCTGGCGACCCAATTATCGCGATGAGGCGTTCGTCGACGGCAAATATTCCGTAAAAATTTACTTGCGCGCCTTGGCTTCAGCCTGGAACCAGTATTGTCATCTTACAGGGCGCAGCTATCATGATTTCGATCGCTTTGTCTATCATCTGCCCTTTTCCAAGATGGGAGAAAAGGCGCATGCTTTTTTGGTCAAGCATGCAGGTTTCGGCGATCTGCCCGAGGAGGAGTGGAAAGATAAAATTCAAGACGCTGCCGTCTACCAACGCATCATCGGCAACACTTATGCCGCTTCGGTTTTTATGGCGCTCGTTTCTCTCCTTGAATGTTCGACAGTCGACTTGACGGGACGGCGGGTGGGTCTGTTCAGCTACGGTTCCGGCTGCGTCGGTGAATTTTTCAGTGGTGTGGTATTGCCGGGCTATCAGCAATACCTCAAGGTCGAGGCGCATCGGCGTCTGATCGAAGAACGTCAAGAGCTGGATTACGCCGCTTATAGCGATTTCTATACTTACAAGTCCAATCTGCCCACCGACGGTACACCGGTCGTTACGCCAAAGTACCGTACGGGCGGCTTTCGCTTTGCCGGAATAAAGGAACACAAACGGCTCTACGAGGTGGTCGATTGA
- a CDS encoding calcium/sodium antiporter, producing the protein MLLLAFFLLIVGFALLVKGADWLVDGASALALRLHIKPIVIGLTVVAFGTSAPELIVNVLSAIKGVNDIAFGNIIGSNIVNILLILGVAAAIRPLKTQHNTIWREIPYSMLAIFVLFVMVNDSLFSQGVNLLARNDALILLCFFGFFLIYNFAIAQVQVVDFRPSKQLSVFKMTVLIAIGLAGLFLGGKLAVENAVIIARAFGISDKVVGLTIVALGTSLPELVTSAVASYKKKDDIAVGNVVGSNIFNIFFVLGCTGIIRDLPYNPSINFDFLVLTFASLLFFFSSFVKEKGQISRREGWLFIIIYLVYTAYLFITK; encoded by the coding sequence ATGCTTCTGCTTGCCTTCTTTCTGCTGATTGTGGGATTTGCGCTGCTGGTAAAAGGTGCAGATTGGCTTGTGGACGGCGCATCGGCGCTGGCGTTGCGGCTGCACATCAAACCCATCGTCATCGGCCTTACAGTTGTGGCGTTCGGGACATCGGCACCGGAGCTGATCGTAAATGTACTCTCTGCCATAAAGGGTGTCAATGACATTGCCTTTGGAAACATCATCGGCAGCAATATCGTCAATATTCTTCTTATACTTGGGGTAGCGGCGGCGATACGGCCGCTTAAAACGCAGCACAATACCATCTGGCGAGAGATTCCATACTCGATGTTGGCGATCTTTGTGCTTTTTGTGATGGTTAACGACTCGCTGTTCAGCCAAGGCGTTAACCTTCTTGCCCGCAATGACGCATTGATTCTATTGTGCTTTTTCGGCTTTTTTCTCATCTACAACTTTGCCATTGCTCAAGTGCAGGTAGTTGATTTCCGGCCATCCAAACAGCTTTCTGTTTTCAAAATGACGGTCCTCATTGCGATCGGCTTGGCCGGCCTTTTTCTAGGCGGCAAGTTGGCGGTTGAAAATGCCGTGATTATTGCCCGCGCTTTCGGCATCAGCGATAAGGTCGTCGGATTAACCATCGTGGCGTTGGGAACATCTCTCCCAGAACTGGTCACTTCCGCCGTGGCCTCTTATAAAAAGAAAGACGACATTGCTGTCGGCAATGTGGTGGGTTCCAACATCTTTAACATTTTTTTCGTTCTCGGTTGTACGGGTATCATTCGTGATTTACCCTATAACCCCTCCATTAATTTTGATTTTCTTGTTTTGACTTTTGCATCGCTGTTGTTCTTTTTCAGCAGCTTTGTCAAAGAAAAAGGCCAAATCAGCCGTCGGGAGGGTTGGCTTTTTATCATTATTTACCTGGTCTACACCGCCTATCTCTTCATAACCAAATAG